A stretch of DNA from Coccidioides posadasii str. Silveira chromosome 4, complete sequence:
aaaagaaaaggggaaaaaaaaaaggaaagaacaTAAAATAAAGCGGCGCTCAGTTACTCACCCAGAAGTAGTAGCCTCCAGCAGACCAGACGCCAGGTCCGTATCCTAGGATATACGACAACAGTCGTGGAGCGAAGTCTCGAGCCATGTTGATGGCATACCCAGTTTCCCATCCGAAGCACGCTCCAATGCcgaagaggatgaagaaaACGCCGAGTGGAGTTAGGTTTCCAGCTCCGAGATTCTTGTTGTCAAGGAGAGCATAGAGACAGAACACCAGGATTGTACTGGCGATGAACTCGGAGAAGAATTGACTTGTGCGAGTTACGAAGGGAGCGGGATATGTGGCGAAGATACCGGCGGAGGACGTGGCGAGCCCCACCGTCCTGATCCCGGGACCCCCTTCGAAAAAGTCAATTGCTGTGATGTAGTTGGCATACACGATGGCAGAAGCGATGAACCCGCCTAGGCATTGGGCGAGAACGTAGACGGGGAACTTCCTCCAGGGGAATTTGCGGTATACACACATGGCGAGAGTAACGGCGGGGTTGATGTGGCCACCAGACCTTCCTGCAGCGTACACACCGAGCATGGCACCAATACTACGATAGGGAACGCCTCATGTGAGAACGTATATACTCGAAAGAACGAACAAATCTTGGGATAGGACTTTGGGCTTACCCCCATCCCCAGTTAATGGACTGGAAAGCTCCCTTTTCGCCTTTACTAAGGACAACCTGGGCAATAGATCCATTGCCAAACAGGACTAGGAGAAAGACGCCGCAGAACTCGCCGAATGGCTCTCGGAGAGTGCGCCTGATTTTGCTCCATACCAGTTCATCCCTCGTCTCGGGGCCTAAAATCCGCGGAAGGGATCAGTTGCCAAGACAGTGTAAGAGAAGGAAAGGCACTAGACATACCAGCGTCTGCTGATGTTTTTGCTGCAATTTCCTCCACAGTTGGAGCCATTGTGAGTGGTGTTTCGTCCATAGTCATTGCTTGCTTGCTCCTTTAAAGAACTAACTGAGGGGCGATATCAAAACTGATGTCCGAGAATACGATCCCTAAGCGCCGTGAAGCAGATATTTATGTGTCTCTCCAAACGCATATTGAGGTAATTGAACGCCGCCGCAGTGgcacaaaaaaaaaactaaactCAGTGGTGCCATGCAAGTCACCCATGAACCCAGGACTGATCACTGACACGGTATCCAAATAGTCGCATTTGCCCCTCCCGACTTTCACCGTCATGTGTAAGACTAGGGCATGCAGCGACGATTTGTATGGGATGAATCCTGGCCGCAGCAGTGGAACTTGGTAACCCCAGCATTCCTATTCATCCGGACGGCGGGGAGGGGCAAACGGTAGCAACGACACACTGGCACCAGAGGGAAAGGACCATGGATTaaggagaaagaggaggTCGTCGCGGGTCGCAGCAGTCGCAGCAACACGCATGCATCACGCTGTTCTATTTTAATAAGCTGGAAATGGCGAGCACGGAATCCGGGCCCTGATATTGCCTTGGATCACCCCATCGCGGTGTCACAGAAGGCTGAATCCCCCCGTCGCCATTGGGCAATTGCAGGAACTGGTTTGTAGGGCGGATGGGAGGGGACCCTTGAGTATCACCAAAGGGACGTGACTCGATATCTCTTCCTTGGGAACGTGCCCGGAGAGCGACAAGCCAAGAGCCTGTGCAACTCCGAAGGGTCAGGGTATGTGAAGATCACACACCTGTTTCGCGGCCACCTAGACCCCGCCGCCGTACGGCTGTTTCCATTGAGCTAATTATTGTTACACACGCTTTTTCTAATGCGCATTACGAGTGTCATGTGTCCGATGGCAGCTATGCGTAGCTTGGATTTTCTGATGAATTGAATTCGAAGAACATGTCTCCCCCGTTGTTGTTGGCGTACTTCTTCTTTCCATCTGGCTATGGAATGGATGCGGGTACGCACGGAGTCCAAGCGTCATACGTATTTAGATCAGCGGCTACTTAAACCCGAGCGTGGTGTTGTATAGACTATTCTATGCGAATTCTTCTATATTCTGCAGTCCGTACCTGACCAAGGACCGGACAAGTTGCGGTCTCCTTTTCCAAGCTGAATTTTTATGCTTGCGCTGTGCTTGGAACCTGCAGCCAAGAGTTAGTTATGAACTACTAAGCGCTCGGGTGCTCTCCGGAACTTTCGCTGCTATTTTTAAGAATCATGCTGTGAATCACAAATGCTACATCAATCATCACATTAGTATTTGAAATCTCTCTGCAATTTTAAGGATAATAGTATAACTACGGTTTCATTTTTAACAAATGTCAAACGTCCTTGGGTATACTGGATATTAAAAAGGGTGCGTCTAGAACTATACATTGTTTACAAATTGAAATTCTAAGTAAAGAGTAAagtctcttttctttttcccctttccaaGGTTCAATATCCCCATACTCTGTAGACGTTCGCCTGAAACTAATGGGAGCGGGACCATTGTGTGCAGAATTCAACAACCTTACAAATAAGACCAGGGATAGATGTTAATGTGCTGCGCTAGGAATGTACTTCTTGTTCAACGTCCAGCATGCTTTTACTACTTCTACACTGTATATGATCCTGAATATTAgtccctcttttttttttttctttgcaaCTTATGTGGTTCAAATTGCTCAATAGGGTGCGAGAAAATACTTTGAAGATTATAATTTGTTTGGATTGCTGGATCAGTATAACAGTGTGTGTCTACTACTGCATCTTAGAAAGATATAAATAAAGGTTGAAATaaggtaaaaaaaaaaggtgtaATGTTCTCCAAAGTTCCCGGGGGGGTTTGTTGTATCATGAACTAAAAATTGTAAATCGAGTGCCCCAGTATCCAAATGTATACAACATTGCCACATACCTTACCAAACAACCAGCGAACCAATTTCAGGGTGGCTTCATGGGTCTGCCAATGAGAAAGGGTATCACAGACAGGCTGCTTAGAAATGGATCTCTTGCTATTTGAA
This window harbors:
- a CDS encoding uncharacterized protein (EggNog:ENOG410PIJX~COG:G~TransMembrane:6 (i35-55o67-88i95-113o119-141i153-169o175-194i)~BUSCO:9058at33183), which encodes MLGVYAAGRSGGHINPAVTLAMCVYRKFPWRKFPVYVLAQCLGGFIASAIVYANYITAIDFFEGGPGIRTVGLATSSAGIFATYPAPFVTRTSQFFSEFIASTILVFCLYALLDNKNLGAGNLTPLGVFFILFGIGACFGWETGYAINMARDFAPRLLSYILGYGPGVWSAGGYYFWIPIVAPFLGCVFGGFLYDVFLYEGDSPVNTPLLGLKRLFHPTPEVWSNTKSEMYV